Proteins from a single region of Syntrophales bacterium:
- a CDS encoding AMP-binding protein produces the protein MAEQNQLRVDESKPWLQPEAGWPEKIPKNIDFPRITLYEMLSVSAEKYADSRAAWFLDSFMTYREILGHVDALAQSLRRLGLRKGDVLALVLPSCFQYVIAYYACAKLGVIVTGINPTYKPGEILHQLNITGARTVIFLDALYEPLLKPIEQDLHIHHWIETNVADMLKIADWKKWMAKKLKKIPTGPVPPESLCFLDLLKAKPEPLRTTVSPDDVATYIMTGGTTGVPKAAVLSHYNCACNAIQVGAWLWTLEPGACMVGILPLFHSFGMTAIMNTVLYCGMWMMLFPRPPETEVLLKTICEIAPDGQTYFPGAEVMFKRIADFPDIGKYPIANKLKGSISGAGPLHRNVKDSFEQVTKSRLLEGYGLSEASPVVAGGPISDVDTTGSIGLALPGLDWKIVDMFTGEREMPVGESGELIVAGPTVMQGYLNNPEETADTVRVREDGKRWLYTGDIGFMDAHGRVTLNDRKKQLIKVKGYSVFPTEVEQLMGAHEGVSEVAVAGLPDPDTGEAIKAWVVLKESWIGRITEDGLKDWCRANLTHYKAPKHVEFIKEIPKTLVGKVMRRELQENDPIYKAAHEKA, from the coding sequence ATGGCGGAACAGAATCAACTGCGCGTGGACGAATCGAAACCCTGGCTGCAGCCCGAGGCCGGATGGCCCGAGAAGATTCCGAAGAACATCGACTTCCCCAGGATCACCCTCTACGAGATGTTGTCGGTGTCGGCGGAGAAATACGCGGACAGCAGGGCGGCCTGGTTTCTTGACTCCTTCATGACATACCGGGAGATCCTCGGCCACGTGGACGCCCTGGCCCAAAGCCTCCGCAGGCTGGGCCTGAGGAAGGGCGACGTGCTCGCCCTCGTCCTGCCGAGCTGCTTCCAGTATGTCATTGCCTATTATGCCTGCGCCAAGCTCGGGGTCATCGTGACGGGCATCAACCCCACCTACAAGCCGGGGGAGATCCTCCATCAGCTGAACATCACCGGCGCGCGGACGGTGATCTTCCTGGACGCCCTTTATGAGCCGCTCCTCAAGCCCATTGAGCAGGATCTCCATATCCACCACTGGATCGAGACGAACGTGGCGGACATGCTCAAAATCGCCGACTGGAAGAAGTGGATGGCCAAGAAGCTCAAAAAGATCCCCACCGGTCCGGTGCCCCCCGAATCCCTCTGCTTTCTCGACCTCCTGAAAGCGAAGCCGGAGCCGCTGCGGACGACCGTGAGCCCCGACGACGTGGCCACCTACATCATGACCGGCGGGACGACGGGCGTCCCGAAGGCGGCGGTTCTCAGCCACTACAACTGCGCGTGCAACGCCATCCAGGTGGGCGCCTGGCTGTGGACGCTGGAGCCCGGTGCCTGCATGGTCGGGATCCTGCCCCTTTTCCACTCCTTCGGCATGACGGCCATCATGAACACGGTGCTTTACTGCGGGATGTGGATGATGCTCTTCCCTCGTCCGCCGGAGACGGAGGTGCTCCTGAAGACGATCTGCGAGATCGCCCCGGACGGGCAGACCTATTTCCCGGGGGCGGAAGTGATGTTCAAGAGAATCGCCGACTTCCCGGATATCGGCAAGTACCCCATTGCGAACAAGCTCAAGGGCAGCATCTCCGGGGCCGGTCCCCTGCACCGGAATGTCAAGGACAGCTTCGAGCAGGTGACGAAATCGCGGCTTCTGGAGGGGTACGGCCTCTCGGAAGCGTCGCCGGTCGTGGCGGGGGGGCCCATCAGCGACGTGGACACGACGGGAAGCATCGGGCTGGCTCTGCCCGGCCTCGACTGGAAGATCGTCGACATGTTCACGGGCGAGAGGGAAATGCCGGTGGGCGAGAGCGGCGAGCTCATCGTGGCGGGTCCCACGGTCATGCAGGGGTACCTGAACAACCCGGAGGAGACCGCCGATACGGTCCGCGTCCGGGAGGACGGGAAACGCTGGCTTTACACGGGCGACATCGGCTTCATGGACGCCCACGGACGGGTGACCCTGAACGACCGGAAGAAGCAGCTCATCAAGGTGAAGGGCTACTCGGTCTTCCCGACGGAGGTGGAGCAGCTCATGGGAGCTCACGAGGGCGTCAGCGAAGTGGCCGTGGCGGGCCTTCCGGATCCGGACACGGGAGAGGCCATCAAGGCCTGGGTGGTCCTGAAGGAGTCCTGGATCGGCAGGATTACGGAGGACGGACTCAAGGACTGGTGCAGGGCGAACCTGACCCATTACAAGGCGCCGAAGCACGTCGAGTTCATCAAGGAGATTCCCAAGACCCTGGTGGGGAAGGTGATGCGGCGGGAACTGCAGGAAAACGACCCGATCTACAAGGCAGCGCACGAGAAGGCCTGA
- a CDS encoding sigma 54-interacting transcriptional regulator has protein sequence MYYHTDGNNGYDERKTLVIASLFRDDFCIDWLVDLLTDLKPSQILGQLEQGVTDGSLVRKEPGYYGFASDRKRKRLRASLDPREEKHLHGCIADILMRQLPDNEQKAHAVAHHLIHILNDANRCRYLIKAGDLHLDAFRPEEALQCYSKALEDLAALSGREADGLFSETAIKYSKISTARHDTTKVLSILESALEKATRWKVDRARALLKMHMAKNEWLRSRYDSALKYFEEGWALAQEVNDPRLLHSATTFSAFFLFWQGRFREAVRMYEKAVPDIERYPQGGFPLLAVMTVGYCYAQIGQVTQGLGMLDALRSHGLGKGDLYLGAYTEGNIGNVMLEIGRVDEAVQYLEESAKIAKRAHNDWVWITGKMSLAYAYYLKGDTEQSLQNLREFLHHTRKVHTTVYLYPYLLELGFAMEKGELPAVEGLSLEREIQSTISGHNIFLKGVACRFQAQQWQREGRPREEVIRSLRDSITNLEESGQQIELAKSRLELARQYLAAGDREAARELTVTATQTPDAFSDKLIPDELRMLVGDRPAGESLLKEILNLGQKVVTIRDNRDLVQHILSTLNRITGAERSAIFLLEEEDGTPRPVLRASKNLTSEQVTHHSFASSLKIIGEVARAGKGRILADGPAGEGGGIEADVIRSRICVPMILRDKTVGVLYHDNRLLSSAFRESDLDLLSYFAALAAFALDNIRAYEEIQRLNRKLCEENLYYKEEHLQNLHFDDIIGESPGIRRVLAQIDQVTGTDATVMIIGETGVGKELVARAIHRHSTRRDKPFIKVNCSALPESLIPSELFGHEKGAFTGAIRRRLGRFELADGGTLFLDEIGEISLDLQVRLLRVLQTREFERVGGAETIRSDFRLLVATNRNLELDVKTQKFRPDLYYRLAVFPIYVPPLRERREDIPLLAIHFLKIYAQKRGKEFNKIPEAEMEKLLDYEWPGNVREMENIIERGTILNPGPVFRVPELGSRLAEAPPPGEGVSLMDNERRHILWALQKTNWKVRGKGGAAELLELPPSTLAFRMKKLGIRRPETQS, from the coding sequence GTGTACTATCATACCGACGGAAACAACGGATACGACGAACGGAAGACCCTGGTCATCGCTTCCCTTTTCCGGGACGATTTCTGCATCGACTGGCTGGTGGACCTGCTGACGGACCTGAAGCCGTCCCAGATTCTAGGCCAGTTGGAACAGGGGGTTACGGACGGCAGCCTCGTGCGGAAGGAGCCCGGCTACTACGGCTTCGCCAGCGACAGGAAACGCAAGCGCCTGCGGGCCAGCCTCGATCCCCGGGAGGAGAAACATCTCCACGGCTGCATCGCCGACATCCTGATGCGGCAGTTGCCGGACAACGAACAGAAGGCTCACGCCGTCGCCCACCACCTGATCCACATCCTCAACGACGCCAACCGCTGCCGCTACTTGATCAAGGCCGGGGACCTGCATCTCGACGCCTTTCGTCCGGAAGAGGCCCTCCAGTGTTACAGCAAGGCCCTGGAGGATCTCGCCGCCCTGTCGGGGCGCGAGGCGGACGGCCTCTTCAGCGAGACGGCCATCAAGTACTCCAAGATTTCCACGGCGCGTCACGACACGACGAAGGTCCTCTCCATCCTGGAGTCGGCCCTGGAAAAAGCGACCCGCTGGAAGGTGGACCGCGCCCGGGCCCTCCTGAAGATGCACATGGCCAAGAATGAGTGGCTCCGCTCCCGCTACGACAGCGCTCTCAAGTATTTTGAGGAGGGATGGGCCCTGGCCCAGGAGGTGAACGATCCCCGGCTGCTGCACTCGGCGACCACCTTCAGCGCCTTCTTCCTCTTCTGGCAGGGCCGTTTCCGGGAGGCCGTCCGGATGTATGAAAAGGCCGTTCCGGACATCGAGCGCTATCCCCAGGGGGGGTTTCCCCTGCTGGCGGTCATGACCGTGGGCTACTGCTATGCCCAGATCGGCCAGGTGACCCAGGGCCTGGGTATGCTCGACGCCCTCCGGAGCCACGGGCTGGGCAAGGGAGACCTGTACCTGGGGGCCTACACGGAAGGCAACATCGGCAACGTCATGCTGGAAATCGGACGGGTGGACGAGGCCGTCCAGTACCTGGAAGAATCCGCGAAAATAGCCAAGCGGGCCCACAACGACTGGGTCTGGATCACCGGAAAGATGTCCCTGGCCTACGCGTACTACCTCAAGGGGGATACCGAACAGTCCCTCCAGAACCTCCGGGAGTTCCTTCACCACACCCGGAAGGTCCACACGACGGTGTACCTCTATCCCTACCTCCTGGAGCTTGGCTTCGCGATGGAAAAGGGGGAACTCCCCGCCGTGGAGGGCCTCTCCCTGGAGAGGGAAATCCAGAGCACGATCAGCGGCCACAATATCTTTCTCAAGGGCGTCGCCTGCCGCTTCCAGGCGCAGCAGTGGCAGCGGGAAGGCCGACCCCGGGAAGAGGTGATCCGGTCGCTCCGGGACTCCATCACGAACCTGGAGGAGTCGGGACAGCAGATCGAGCTCGCGAAATCCCGACTGGAGCTGGCCCGCCAGTATCTGGCCGCCGGCGACCGGGAAGCGGCCCGGGAACTCACCGTCACGGCCACGCAAACACCGGATGCGTTCAGCGACAAGCTCATCCCCGACGAGCTCAGGATGCTCGTGGGGGACCGTCCCGCCGGTGAATCCCTCCTGAAGGAGATTCTGAACCTGGGCCAGAAAGTGGTCACGATCCGGGACAACCGCGACTTGGTCCAGCACATCCTGTCCACCCTGAACCGGATCACCGGTGCCGAGCGGAGCGCCATCTTTCTGCTCGAGGAGGAGGACGGCACGCCGCGGCCGGTGCTTCGGGCCTCGAAGAACCTGACCTCGGAGCAGGTGACACACCACTCGTTCGCCTCGTCCCTGAAGATCATCGGCGAGGTTGCCCGGGCGGGAAAAGGCCGGATTCTCGCCGACGGACCCGCCGGGGAAGGGGGCGGCATCGAGGCCGACGTCATCCGGTCCCGCATCTGCGTGCCCATGATCCTTCGGGACAAGACCGTTGGGGTCCTCTATCACGACAACCGGCTCCTCTCCAGCGCCTTCCGGGAATCGGACCTGGACCTCCTGTCCTATTTCGCGGCCCTGGCGGCCTTCGCCCTGGACAACATCCGGGCCTACGAGGAGATCCAGCGGCTCAACCGCAAGCTGTGCGAGGAAAACCTCTACTACAAGGAAGAACACCTCCAGAACCTGCACTTCGACGACATCATCGGCGAGAGCCCCGGGATCCGCCGCGTCCTGGCCCAGATCGACCAGGTCACCGGGACGGACGCGACGGTGATGATCATCGGCGAGACCGGCGTGGGCAAGGAGCTCGTGGCGAGGGCCATCCACCGCCACAGCACCCGGCGGGACAAGCCGTTCATCAAGGTGAACTGCAGCGCCCTCCCGGAAAGCCTGATCCCCAGCGAGCTCTTCGGCCACGAGAAGGGGGCATTCACCGGGGCGATCCGCCGGCGCCTCGGCCGCTTCGAGTTGGCCGACGGTGGGACGCTCTTTCTCGACGAAATCGGCGAGATCAGCCTGGATCTCCAGGTTCGGCTCCTCCGGGTGCTCCAGACCCGGGAGTTCGAAAGGGTCGGGGGCGCCGAGACCATCCGCTCCGACTTCCGGCTCCTGGTGGCGACAAACCGGAACCTGGAGCTGGACGTGAAGACCCAGAAGTTCCGCCCGGACCTTTACTACCGCCTCGCCGTCTTCCCCATCTACGTGCCGCCTCTCCGGGAGCGCCGCGAGGACATTCCTCTCCTGGCCATCCATTTTCTCAAGATCTACGCCCAGAAGCGGGGCAAGGAATTCAACAAGATCCCCGAGGCGGAGATGGAGAAGCTGCTGGATTACGAATGGCCGGGAAACGTGCGGGAGATGGAAAACATCATCGAGCGCGGAACGATTCTCAACCCCGGTCCGGTGTTCCGGGTTCCGGAACTGGGGTCGCGCCTGGCCGAGGCCCCGCCCCCGGGGGAAGGGGTGAGCCTGATGGACAACGAGCGGAGGCACATTCTCTGGGCCCTGCAGAAGACGAACTGGAAGGTCCGGGGAAAGGGAGGAGCGGCGGAACTCCTGGAGCTGCCCCCCTCGACCCTTGCCTTCCGGATGAAAAAGCTGGGGATCCGGAGACCCGAGACCCAATCCTGA
- a CDS encoding geranylgeranyl reductase family protein, producing MENGKPYDVIIAGAGPAGTSAGRMLAESGARVLILDKARFPRPKPCGGGLPPHIMPLVGPLPETVLEASVRHIRFSYAGGRPFEVALGEPGIVMVMRDRFDDHLLQCARLAGCEVREERAVKGVAERDGTVEVVTDCGETWRSRWLIGADGPMGRVGRSVGLYSCRTAGIGLSAETSVPVEDLEKWSGKACIDFGVVPSGYGWVFPKKSGLSCGVATMTPRLPDIRARLQDFLDRIPATRRRTGVRIQGHPLPYCDGMPALVSRRTLLAGDAAGLVDPLTGEGIHFAVLSGRMAARVIAEGRPIREYEEQVNDEIRQDLQYAARLAALFYRFPGVSYRIGVRSRQAVRFFEELLAGRRTYRSVHAELKSLFSTRFHRIIGGRRT from the coding sequence GTGGAAAACGGGAAACCCTATGACGTGATCATCGCCGGAGCCGGCCCCGCAGGGACGTCGGCGGGCCGGATGCTGGCCGAATCGGGAGCCCGCGTCCTGATCCTGGACAAGGCCCGGTTCCCCCGCCCGAAGCCCTGCGGTGGCGGCCTGCCGCCTCACATCATGCCCCTTGTGGGACCCCTCCCCGAAACGGTCCTGGAGGCGTCCGTCCGGCACATCCGCTTTTCCTATGCCGGGGGGCGGCCGTTCGAAGTGGCCCTGGGGGAGCCCGGGATTGTCATGGTGATGCGGGACCGCTTCGACGATCACCTCCTGCAGTGTGCGAGGCTGGCAGGCTGTGAGGTCCGGGAGGAGCGGGCGGTGAAAGGAGTTGCGGAGAGGGACGGGACTGTGGAGGTTGTGACGGATTGCGGCGAGACTTGGCGTTCCCGGTGGCTCATCGGCGCCGACGGACCCATGGGGCGGGTCGGCCGGTCCGTGGGCCTCTATTCCTGCCGTACCGCCGGCATCGGGCTGTCCGCTGAAACGTCGGTCCCGGTGGAGGACCTGGAGAAATGGAGCGGGAAGGCCTGCATCGATTTCGGAGTCGTTCCCTCCGGGTACGGGTGGGTGTTCCCCAAGAAAAGTGGCCTCTCCTGCGGGGTGGCCACCATGACGCCGCGGCTGCCGGACATCCGGGCACGGTTGCAGGATTTCCTGGACCGGATCCCCGCGACCCGAAGACGAACGGGTGTCCGGATCCAGGGACACCCTCTCCCCTACTGCGACGGCATGCCTGCGCTCGTATCCCGCCGGACCCTGCTTGCAGGTGACGCGGCCGGTCTCGTGGACCCCCTGACGGGAGAGGGGATCCACTTCGCCGTCTTGAGCGGCCGGATGGCCGCCCGGGTCATCGCCGAAGGGAGGCCGATCCGGGAATACGAGGAGCAGGTGAACGACGAGATCCGTCAGGACCTGCAGTATGCCGCCCGCCTCGCCGCCCTGTTCTACCGGTTTCCCGGCGTATCCTACCGCATTGGGGTCCGGAGCCGGCAGGCCGTCCGCTTCTTCGAGGAGCTCCTGGCGGGAAGGCGGACGTACCGCTCTGTCCACGCCGAGCTGAAGTCCCTCTTCTCCACCCGGTTCCACCGGATCATCGGCGGCCGGCGCACCTGA
- a CDS encoding enoyl-CoA hydratase-related protein yields MYEYETYAVEKRPEQKTAILYLNRPEKMNAMNWPFWRDLELVVDELEKDPEVEAVVVAGKGRAFSVGIDIFGFASEFLETISAATPANREDFRRLILRMQKGFSRMHGGDNVYIAAIHHYCLGGGLDLAAACDIRLASRDAVISLREARVAIVADMGSLNRLPGIIGQGNARLMAFTARDFTAAECLRMGLLSEIYETPEALLEGALNLAAEITANARSAVRGSKRLLNFMENHSVEEGLDYVALWNSSFFSIQEVQEVAMKSAGRGKKAD; encoded by the coding sequence ATGTACGAGTACGAGACCTATGCAGTGGAAAAGCGGCCGGAGCAGAAGACCGCCATTCTCTACCTGAACCGGCCGGAAAAGATGAACGCCATGAACTGGCCGTTCTGGCGGGACCTTGAGCTGGTGGTGGACGAACTGGAGAAGGATCCCGAGGTGGAGGCGGTCGTGGTTGCCGGAAAAGGCAGGGCCTTCAGCGTCGGCATCGATATCTTCGGCTTCGCCTCGGAGTTCCTGGAGACCATCAGCGCCGCGACCCCCGCGAACCGGGAGGACTTCCGCCGCCTGATTCTCCGGATGCAGAAGGGATTCAGCCGGATGCACGGCGGCGACAACGTCTATATTGCCGCCATCCATCATTACTGCCTCGGCGGAGGGCTCGACCTGGCCGCCGCCTGCGACATTCGCCTGGCGTCGAGGGATGCCGTCATCTCCCTGCGGGAAGCGCGGGTCGCCATCGTGGCCGACATGGGTAGCCTGAACCGGCTCCCCGGGATCATCGGCCAGGGCAACGCCCGGCTCATGGCCTTCACAGCCCGGGACTTCACCGCCGCCGAGTGCCTCCGGATGGGCCTGCTCAGCGAGATCTACGAAACGCCGGAAGCATTGCTGGAGGGAGCCTTGAACCTGGCGGCGGAGATCACCGCCAACGCCCGCTCCGCCGTGAGGGGCTCCAAGCGGCTCCTGAACTTCATGGAAAACCACAGCGTCGAAGAGGGACTGGATTACGTGGCCCTCTGGAACTCCTCTTTTTTCAGCATCCAGGAGGTCCAGGAAGTGGCCATGAAGTCCGCCGGCCGCGGAAAGAAGGCGGACTGA
- a CDS encoding DUF554 domain-containing protein: MTGTIVNTGAVVAGSLIGLAAGKRLPERMKKLLLQCLGLSTLLIGLQMALSGKELMAVIACLLLGAIIGEGVNLERWIERLGEWLKTKARSGSSTFVEGFVTSSLLYVTGAMVIVGSIQDGVAGDPRTLYIKAMLDGVASIALASTLGPGVLFSALSVFAVQGSLTLLASRLVFLQAPAVLDAVTATGGLLIVAIGINLLELTKIRIGNLIPALVLAILWGAWK; encoded by the coding sequence TTGACCGGAACCATCGTCAACACCGGAGCCGTCGTCGCCGGAAGCCTCATCGGCCTTGCCGCAGGGAAACGCCTCCCTGAGCGCATGAAGAAGCTCCTTCTCCAGTGCCTCGGCCTCTCGACCCTGCTGATCGGCCTCCAGATGGCCCTCTCCGGCAAGGAACTGATGGCCGTCATCGCCTGCCTGCTCCTCGGCGCCATCATCGGCGAGGGGGTGAACCTGGAACGGTGGATCGAGCGGCTCGGCGAATGGCTCAAGACCAAAGCCCGCTCCGGCTCCTCCACGTTTGTGGAGGGCTTCGTGACCTCCTCCCTTCTTTACGTGACGGGGGCCATGGTCATCGTCGGCTCCATCCAGGACGGCGTGGCGGGGGATCCCCGGACGCTCTACATCAAGGCCATGCTCGACGGCGTGGCCTCCATCGCCCTGGCCTCCACGCTGGGTCCCGGCGTCCTGTTCTCCGCCCTCTCGGTCTTCGCCGTCCAGGGAAGCCTGACGCTCCTGGCGTCGCGGCTCGTTTTCCTGCAGGCGCCCGCTGTCCTCGACGCGGTCACCGCCACGGGAGGGCTCCTCATTGTGGCCATCGGGATCAACCTCCTGGAACTCACCAAAATCCGGATCGGCAACCTGATCCCGGCCCTGGTTCTGGCCATTCTCTGGGGAGCGTGGAAATAG
- a CDS encoding acyl-CoA dehydrogenase — protein sequence MGSLIVDERDQKFLLHELLDVEKLCAAERFQDLSADLFDMILTEARKLSTEEILPTLATADRAECSLKDGNVAVPEVFHRPYRLYCEGGWMGMSRPAEHGGQGLPIVISSAAKEWFMHNFAFHAYPGLTEGAAHLVETFGTDEQKRKYMEKMYSGAWGGTMALTEPGAGSDVGNLKTKAVRMPDGTFRISGTKIFITGGDSDLTENIVHPVLARIEGDPPGTAGISIFLVPKFLVNDDGTLGKRNDYTIGSIEHKMGLKGSATCLINFGDNGDCYAELLGQERQGMRVMFQMMNEARIGVGLQGLSSGSIAYLHALQYARDRFQGSSLMNMKNPEAPRVPIIQHPDVRRMLLWMKAQVEGMRALMYYTAFCVDKARTASDAAEQDKWMGLLEVLTPICKAYCSDTAFRVTEQAIQVYGGYGFCQEYPVEQFMRDEKIASLYEGTNGIQALDLVGRKLGMKKGLYFISLLGEIGAVTARYKDRPLLNGLSDSVQGAANVLGEMAMFFAASGKAGKFMIPVANAYPFLMMMGKVVLGWLLLWEAGVAEEKLQALCRENGVDPADLFKMFEVHDLLKNNGDAAFYQGKIAAAKYFIRHVLPEVEAAAQSIRSEDLSMLEIADESFG from the coding sequence ATGGGAAGCTTGATCGTTGACGAACGGGATCAGAAGTTTCTGCTCCACGAGCTCCTGGACGTGGAGAAGCTGTGTGCGGCGGAGCGTTTTCAGGATCTCTCGGCGGATCTGTTTGACATGATTCTCACCGAGGCGCGGAAGTTGTCCACCGAGGAGATCCTGCCCACCCTCGCCACGGCGGATCGCGCCGAGTGCTCCCTTAAGGACGGCAACGTCGCCGTTCCGGAGGTCTTCCACCGTCCCTACAGGCTGTACTGCGAGGGCGGATGGATGGGGATGAGCAGACCGGCCGAGCACGGCGGGCAGGGGCTGCCCATCGTGATCAGCTCGGCGGCGAAGGAATGGTTCATGCACAACTTCGCCTTTCACGCCTATCCCGGCCTCACCGAGGGGGCGGCCCACCTCGTCGAGACCTTCGGGACGGACGAGCAGAAGCGAAAATACATGGAAAAGATGTATTCCGGCGCCTGGGGAGGCACCATGGCCCTGACGGAGCCGGGGGCGGGTTCCGACGTGGGGAACCTCAAGACGAAAGCCGTCCGCATGCCCGACGGGACCTTCCGGATCTCCGGCACGAAGATCTTCATCACCGGCGGGGACAGCGACCTGACGGAAAACATCGTCCATCCGGTCCTGGCGCGTATCGAGGGGGATCCCCCGGGGACGGCGGGCATCTCCATCTTCCTGGTTCCGAAATTCCTCGTGAACGATGACGGGACGCTGGGGAAGAGAAACGATTACACCATCGGCAGCATCGAGCACAAAATGGGGCTCAAGGGATCGGCGACCTGCCTGATCAACTTCGGCGACAACGGGGACTGCTACGCGGAGCTCCTCGGCCAGGAGCGCCAGGGCATGCGCGTCATGTTCCAGATGATGAACGAAGCCCGCATCGGCGTCGGCCTCCAGGGGCTGTCCAGCGGCTCCATCGCGTACCTGCACGCCCTCCAGTACGCCAGGGATCGGTTCCAGGGCTCTTCGCTCATGAACATGAAGAACCCCGAGGCGCCGCGGGTTCCCATCATCCAGCACCCCGACGTCCGCCGGATGCTCCTGTGGATGAAGGCCCAGGTGGAAGGGATGCGGGCCCTGATGTACTACACGGCTTTTTGCGTCGACAAGGCCCGCACGGCGTCCGACGCGGCCGAGCAGGACAAGTGGATGGGCCTCCTGGAAGTCCTCACGCCGATCTGCAAGGCCTATTGCTCCGACACGGCATTCCGCGTCACCGAGCAGGCCATCCAGGTCTACGGCGGATACGGCTTCTGCCAGGAGTATCCCGTGGAGCAATTCATGCGGGACGAGAAGATCGCTTCCCTGTATGAAGGGACGAACGGCATCCAGGCCCTGGACCTGGTGGGACGGAAACTGGGCATGAAGAAGGGCCTCTACTTCATCAGCCTCCTGGGTGAGATCGGAGCCGTCACGGCCCGATACAAGGACCGGCCGCTCCTGAACGGGCTGTCCGACAGCGTCCAGGGGGCCGCCAACGTGCTGGGTGAGATGGCCATGTTTTTCGCCGCCAGCGGCAAGGCGGGAAAATTCATGATTCCCGTCGCCAACGCCTATCCGTTTCTCATGATGATGGGCAAGGTTGTCCTGGGGTGGCTCCTTCTCTGGGAGGCCGGCGTCGCGGAGGAAAAGCTCCAGGCCCTATGCCGGGAAAACGGCGTCGATCCGGCGGACCTGTTCAAGATGTTCGAGGTCCACGATCTCCTTAAAAACAACGGAGACGCGGCGTTCTACCAGGGAAAGATCGCGGCGGCGAAATACTTCATCCGGCACGTCCTGCCGGAGGTGGAGGCCGCGGCGCAGTCCATCCGCAGCGAAGACCTCTCCATGCTGGAGATCGCCGACGAGAGCTTCGGCTGA
- a CDS encoding UDP-2,3-diacylglucosamine diphosphatase, whose translation MRAIFLSDAHLIDRHEAAYRAVMRFLEGLEGPRRVSGSGGRQVPGEGAGRCDALFLAGDFFDFWFGREGRIFPDFLPVIERLTALRDQGVRIGLCEGNHDFFLEDYFTDVLGMEVFPDWAELDLDGKRILLTHGDIIDPPDSGAALVRKILRSRFLFRLQRILPAPFVWRAARLTSLTSRRFSGEMENRIVDSMRRFALNKFGEGYDAVICGHSHRPVIEIHETAGRARTFMTLGDWIRHCSYGVFEDGSFSLSFFRP comes from the coding sequence ATGAGGGCCATCTTCCTTTCCGACGCGCACCTGATCGACCGGCACGAGGCGGCCTACAGGGCGGTGATGCGGTTCCTGGAAGGGCTGGAGGGACCACGCAGGGTGTCCGGGTCCGGAGGACGTCAGGTCCCCGGTGAGGGAGCGGGGCGGTGCGATGCCCTGTTTCTCGCCGGGGACTTCTTTGATTTCTGGTTCGGCCGGGAGGGCCGGATCTTTCCCGATTTCCTGCCGGTCATCGAACGGCTGACGGCCCTTCGGGACCAGGGGGTCCGCATCGGACTCTGCGAGGGGAATCACGATTTCTTCCTGGAGGACTACTTCACGGACGTCCTGGGCATGGAGGTCTTCCCCGACTGGGCGGAGCTCGACCTGGACGGGAAGCGAATCCTCCTGACCCACGGGGACATCATCGATCCGCCCGATTCCGGGGCCGCCCTGGTCCGAAAAATCCTCCGGAGCCGATTCCTCTTCCGGCTCCAGCGGATCCTGCCGGCCCCGTTCGTCTGGCGTGCCGCCCGCCTGACCTCCCTGACGAGCCGGCGCTTCTCCGGGGAGATGGAGAACCGTATCGTGGATTCCATGCGCCGCTTTGCCCTCAACAAGTTCGGGGAGGGATACGACGCCGTCATCTGCGGCCACAGTCACCGTCCTGTCATCGAGATCCACGAGACGGCCGGGCGAGCCCGGACCTTCATGACCCTGGGCGACTGGATCCGGCACTGCTCCTACGGCGTATTCGAGGACGGCTCGTTTTCCCTGTCGTTTTTCAGACCCTGA